CGTTCCGGTTTGGTTTGAATGCGTCCGACATGCTCTCAAACCGGACGGGCAATTATTCATGGCCGCCGATCCGACACAGGGCTTTCTTGGAAGTGGCCAATCCTGGCAACAAGTATCCGGGTTACAGTTACGCGGGAAGAGCCATTCGCTGACACGTCCTTATCGAAACACCCGAGAGATTATAGAATTTGCCGCACGATTCTACAGGTTTAGGATCGCTGACGAGGAGGAAGCCGTCAACTTGCCTACAGACGAACAGATCCGGCAGCTCCCGTCCGGCACGATCCCGCAACTGTATCAATTCTCCGCACCGCAGGATCAGATCAAATGGCTGTCCGACCAGGTCGTTCAGGTCGTCGAAGGAAACAAAAGACTGCCAGATCAAATCCTGGTCTTGATTGAAGACAGTGCACAGGTGGATATCTGCGTCGATATCATCAATCGAAAGAAGCCGGACCTAGCGGTAAACGCGAAAAACAAAGGTCATAGTGGCAAGGTCCGCGTCTGCTCCATGAATGCCGCCACTGGCCTTGAAGCACCACTCGTATTCGTGCTTGGACTCGATCGAATCTTTGAAGAAGAAAGTGCCCTGCAAAATGATCCCGAAGATACTCCAGAGCGCATCCATAGAAATACACGCAAAATCTACATGGTGCTCACCCGTGCTATGAGCGAGTTGGTGATCTGCTTTCACCATAAGTCCGTAAAAGAGACTCTCTTGGGATCTCGAAAAGTAGCCTCCCCTAAACCCACGAATGCCGCTCCCCTACACCAGTCTTAACCCCAATCGTTCCAAGGCCAAAGGCTGCGCCCCGCACAAGCCACTATTACTGTTGTGCATCCTGGATATGGCGGATTCCGGTGAGCTGGATCCACCGCTATTGTGTAAGACACCGGGTCTTCGGCTTCGTTTTGATGCCTACTGGGCGATTTGCCAACCACGCTGGGGCGGCTTGCCGGGACTGAACCAGCCTTTTCACTACCTCAGCTCTCAGGGCTTTTGGACGACGCAGACAAAAGAAGGTGCCCCCAGCCGAACCGACCGGAGCACGCACTATGTGGAATTCTGCCCAGAGTTCATCGAAGATCTGACCGATACCGGAAAGCGCGACCAGATCCGTCGGATTCTGGTCGAGACCTGGTTTCCCGAACCGGAACAGCGGGCCCTCTACGCGGCCTTTGGCTGGTCGTCGGCCAAGCTGGCTCAAATCGAGTGGAAGGAAGCCGTCAATGAGGATGCTGAAGCCACCGGCCGCGATGCGAATTTCCGCGTGCGCGTGGTCACCCAGTATCAGTTTACCTGTGCCCTGACCGGCTACGGACTCCACACGCAGAACGGGCATGCCCTCGTCGAGGCCGCCCACATCCATCAGTTTGCCAAAAGCCGAAACAACCATCCCAACAACGGCCTCGCTCTGACTCGCGACGCCCACTGGATGTTCGACAAAGGGCTTTGGACTGTCTCGGACGATCTTCACGTCCTCGTCGCTGATTCCATATTCAAAGAATGGGGCCCCGAGGTTCAGTGGCTGAAGGCACGTCATCAACAGCCGGTCATCTTCCACACGAACTCACAGCTACGCCCCGCACCCAAACATCTGGAATGGCACCGCACACATGTTTTCAACAGCATGGACAACTAATGTCCTAGGAGCTTTGATTGAATACAAATTTATCCAACCCCGATCTACATCATGGCACGAATCAGCGATCACAACATCACCCCGATTTTAGAAGCAGCGGAACAATGGAAAACGACTTGCTTAACTAAACCTGGCTCCATTTTCGGCGATGTATCCATCTGGAGCGACAACCTACTCTCTGAATTCAATGAGCACTTCGTCAGTAAGCCGGATTACGGGAAGGACGACTTCTTTAGCAAGCTGGAGAAGCAGGTGAAGTCCGGCAGTCGACAGCTACCCAAACTGGTAGCCGAAATCCTGTGGCTCTATTATCTCTTTCCCGCCTATGTAACACATAAGACCAAGGTGGAGCAAATCTGTGAGGTTTATCGATGGTCGGGCGAAGAGCTGAATCCAGAACATCCGATGTTGGAGGCGCTCCAATCAGGAGTGGGCGGTGCCGGTATGGCTTATAATATTAAGCGGCCCAACGAGATCGAATATCTCTACAAAATAGTCGTTGCTTTCCGTAATCTCGATGAGAACCAGCAAGACAGCCTACTTACAAACGCTTGGGATTTCTGTAACTGGCTCGATGCAACAAGTAACTCGATCAACAGCTCGAATCGTATCTTTCGACACATCTTCGCATTTCTTTTGTTTCCCGACCAGATCGAACGAATTGCCTCGAAAAACCACAAAGTGAAGATCGTGAAGCGCTGGTCAGACCTGGCAAAGGACGCCCCTCTAGAAGGAGGTGACTCAAAGCTAGTCGTTCTGGATAAGCAACTACTGGCAATCCGCCGGCAACTGGAAGCAAATACAACGGACGTCCCTGTCGATTTTTACTCGGAACCATGGATCTCTGGATGGGACGATAATTGGACCCAAACGCCAACAAATGAGAGCATCGAAGAGGATATTGCTTCCTATGGTGAGCTGCATCCACTCATGCAGCGTTTCAAAGCCATCATGACGGACTTTGTCGATTTCAATAATCCCGGGCACAAATTTCAAGAGGGTGAACTGGATTACAAACACGAGTTACTGGAAGCCTTCCAGAATGAGCAGGAAGCCATAGAGTCAAAACTGGATCAAGGTGATGTCATTGGGGTCATCGAAGATCTTAAACGACTCATAACTAAGACCAACCTAGTCAACTGGCGAGGTTGGGATTTAATGTTCGGAAAGCCGGTCAACGAAGCAGCGAGCCTAAAGGTTCTTAATCTTATCAGAGAACTGAGTCAGGGCCGCTACAGCGAGGGTAAGCTGGAGCCGATCTTTGAAGTGTTGAGCGAACATAAGCTTAAGCCCGGTTGGACTCTGCCGACAGTTCTCCTCTGGCTTTGGAATCCAGAAGAATACTATCCGGTCAAAAGCCATTACATACGAGACTTTGCGACCCAATTCGGGCGCAAGATGAAGATGGCTGCGTTCTCCTCGGAGCACCTCCAGAACTACATGCAACTGGGTTTCGATACCCGCGAGTTGCTTGCCCCGTGGAAGCCAAACGACTGGATCGATGTGCAGTCCTTCATGTGGGTCATTGGTGCCTGGAAGAATGAGGGCGCACAACTAGGCGAGCCCTTTGACACGATCTTTGCGAACATGGAAGAGGGGATGTTCCTGCTCGATCTGATCGAACAGGGGCTCGTCGCACTCGGAGTAGACGCGGACAGCGAGCCAGACCCACGACTTGCACTGACACTGCCCAAATACACAGGTCGCATCAGGACACTGCGCGCCAACTTCGGCGCATGGGTTGCAATGAGCATCCTCCGCACAAAGGATGGGCAACGTTACTTCCAATTTACCTGCAAAGAGGAACTTGTGCCTGAAGGCACCGTTGAAATGGACGGGATTACCGTCTTCACTGACTCACAGGGGGCGAAATTCCCGGTTATCCAGCTTCCCGTCAGTGCCTGCCTGGAAAACGATATATCCGGGATTCTTATCGAATCCATGCTGGCGATGGGGCAACACTTCTCAAGCTGGAAGGGTAGTTCCTATCGCCAACATAATATCCCACGCTTGTATGATCTCTTCTTCGACATCGAGCGCCGTGAAGAGCTACTGATAAATGGCCTTGATCTGGCAGATGTTGATGAGTCCGCAGGAGACGATGATATAGTCGGGCCGGAACCAGTCGACCCTGCACCCAAAGCATACACCAAAACCGAAGCACTCACAGAGCTCTTCATCGACGAAGCGACTTACGACCGTATGGCAACACTGCTACGTCGAAAGAAGAACCTGATACTGCAAGGTCCTCCTGGCGTGGGTAAGAGCTTCCTGGCCAAGCGCCTGGCCTACTCATTGATGAGAGAAAAAGACGCGAAGCGTGTGACGATGATCCAGTTTCACCAGTCCTATGCCTATGAGGATTTCATTCAGGGATACCGTCCGAGCGGTGGTGACGGCGCCAGCTTTGAGAAGCGGAACGGTGTCTTCTACCGCTTCTGCAAGAATGCGGAGGCCAACCCGGATCAAGATTACTACTTCATCATTGATGAAATCAACCGGGGGAACCTGAGTCGCATCTTCGGAGAGCTGATGCTCTTGATTGAGCCAGACAAACGCGGCGAGCACTACGCCCTCCCCCTGACCTACTCACCAGGCGAACCATTCCATGTGCCGGAGAATGTGCACCTCATCGGCATGATGAACACGGCGGACCGCTCTCTGGCGATGGTGGACTATGCATTACGCCGGCGCTTTGCTTTCATGGATCTGAAGCCGGCCTATGGCAGCAGGAAATTCATTGACCATCTGGTCGGCAAAAATGTGCCGGAGGTCAAAGCGAAGCAAATTCAGACCGGAATGGAAGCGCTCAATAAACAGATAGCCGAAAGCACGCGCGACCTAGGACCGGGCTATTGTATCGGACACAGTTTCTTCTGCCCGACTAGTGAGGTCGATGACATCGAACTCTGGTA
The DNA window shown above is from Coraliomargarita parva and carries:
- a CDS encoding HNH endonuclease is translated as MPLPYTSLNPNRSKAKGCAPHKPLLLLCILDMADSGELDPPLLCKTPGLRLRFDAYWAICQPRWGGLPGLNQPFHYLSSQGFWTTQTKEGAPSRTDRSTHYVEFCPEFIEDLTDTGKRDQIRRILVETWFPEPEQRALYAAFGWSSAKLAQIEWKEAVNEDAEATGRDANFRVRVVTQYQFTCALTGYGLHTQNGHALVEAAHIHQFAKSRNNHPNNGLALTRDAHWMFDKGLWTVSDDLHVLVADSIFKEWGPEVQWLKARHQQPVIFHTNSQLRPAPKHLEWHRTHVFNSMDN
- a CDS encoding AAA family ATPase, producing the protein MARISDHNITPILEAAEQWKTTCLTKPGSIFGDVSIWSDNLLSEFNEHFVSKPDYGKDDFFSKLEKQVKSGSRQLPKLVAEILWLYYLFPAYVTHKTKVEQICEVYRWSGEELNPEHPMLEALQSGVGGAGMAYNIKRPNEIEYLYKIVVAFRNLDENQQDSLLTNAWDFCNWLDATSNSINSSNRIFRHIFAFLLFPDQIERIASKNHKVKIVKRWSDLAKDAPLEGGDSKLVVLDKQLLAIRRQLEANTTDVPVDFYSEPWISGWDDNWTQTPTNESIEEDIASYGELHPLMQRFKAIMTDFVDFNNPGHKFQEGELDYKHELLEAFQNEQEAIESKLDQGDVIGVIEDLKRLITKTNLVNWRGWDLMFGKPVNEAASLKVLNLIRELSQGRYSEGKLEPIFEVLSEHKLKPGWTLPTVLLWLWNPEEYYPVKSHYIRDFATQFGRKMKMAAFSSEHLQNYMQLGFDTRELLAPWKPNDWIDVQSFMWVIGAWKNEGAQLGEPFDTIFANMEEGMFLLDLIEQGLVALGVDADSEPDPRLALTLPKYTGRIRTLRANFGAWVAMSILRTKDGQRYFQFTCKEELVPEGTVEMDGITVFTDSQGAKFPVIQLPVSACLENDISGILIESMLAMGQHFSSWKGSSYRQHNIPRLYDLFFDIERREELLINGLDLADVDESAGDDDIVGPEPVDPAPKAYTKTEALTELFIDEATYDRMATLLRRKKNLILQGPPGVGKSFLAKRLAYSLMREKDAKRVTMIQFHQSYAYEDFIQGYRPSGGDGASFEKRNGVFYRFCKNAEANPDQDYYFIIDEINRGNLSRIFGELMLLIEPDKRGEHYALPLTYSPGEPFHVPENVHLIGMMNTADRSLAMVDYALRRRFAFMDLKPAYGSRKFIDHLVGKNVPEVKAKQIQTGMEALNKQIAESTRDLGPGYCIGHSFFCPTSEVDDIELWYREIIETEIQPLLEEYWAETDHGKVATEVGKLLNGE